From a single Arthrobacter sp. SLBN-112 genomic region:
- a CDS encoding HNH endonuclease signature motif containing protein gives METGAVLDARGSAGLAAAVTSIRGLADELVEVLGRSSEDSAGAHRDDHDPLGDLSDSCLEGLGVVARIEAAAAAAKVHFLATYSQATDALEPPAESPYESSAREMSQVAEVACVLTVGERAAAALLGEAHALTATLPAALDALQAGKISWQHARIIVDETTGLDKAAASALEAHFLDSEAPNAARGAAAGELAPARFRRKVRAWRERHHPESLEIRHAKSVEDRRMEYSPDRNGMAWVSLYIPADKACAIWNKATALARGLQGPDEPRTLTQIKVDEAARLLLGTPGKNAGAGPSLKADVLVTVPVLSLFGATDEPADLDNYGPIPASMARKLVLEGAGSFYRVLVDPRDGAPLEISRTSYRLPESLKRWLRMRDGKCTFPGCSNHSQDNEADHLRAWERGGSTGISNLGQLCPKHHRLKHRTRWSPGPAAANEPPGWVSPSGRKYNAEQLDREPTLWPPGFLPDGSSPLETLIFDYLVA, from the coding sequence ATGGAAACCGGAGCGGTTTTGGACGCAAGAGGCAGTGCCGGGTTGGCCGCTGCCGTTACCTCCATAAGGGGGCTGGCGGACGAGCTGGTTGAAGTCCTTGGCCGGTCTTCAGAAGATTCGGCTGGTGCTCATCGGGATGATCACGATCCGCTGGGCGACCTCTCTGATTCGTGCCTGGAAGGCTTAGGTGTTGTAGCCCGGATCGAAGCTGCCGCCGCAGCGGCAAAGGTCCACTTTCTCGCTACATATTCACAGGCAACAGATGCCCTCGAGCCGCCGGCTGAAAGCCCTTATGAGTCCTCTGCACGGGAAATGAGCCAGGTGGCGGAGGTGGCGTGCGTCCTGACCGTTGGGGAACGGGCCGCAGCCGCGTTGCTGGGCGAGGCGCACGCGCTGACCGCAACGTTGCCGGCCGCACTGGATGCCTTGCAGGCTGGGAAGATTTCCTGGCAGCACGCCCGGATCATCGTCGATGAAACCACGGGCCTGGACAAAGCCGCCGCCTCAGCTCTGGAGGCGCATTTCCTGGACTCCGAGGCGCCGAACGCAGCCAGGGGTGCCGCGGCGGGGGAGCTGGCTCCAGCCCGCTTCCGGCGGAAGGTACGTGCCTGGCGGGAACGCCACCATCCCGAATCCCTCGAAATCAGGCACGCGAAGTCCGTGGAAGACCGACGGATGGAGTACTCCCCAGACCGCAACGGGATGGCGTGGGTTTCGCTATATATTCCTGCAGACAAGGCCTGCGCCATTTGGAACAAGGCCACTGCCCTGGCCCGTGGCCTGCAGGGACCGGACGAACCGCGGACCCTCACCCAAATCAAGGTCGACGAGGCCGCCCGATTGTTGCTGGGCACGCCAGGGAAGAATGCCGGGGCCGGGCCGTCCCTCAAAGCGGACGTCCTGGTCACGGTGCCGGTCCTTTCCCTCTTTGGCGCCACGGACGAACCCGCAGATCTTGACAACTACGGACCCATCCCGGCATCGATGGCACGCAAACTCGTCTTGGAAGGCGCCGGTTCCTTCTACCGGGTGCTGGTGGATCCGCGGGACGGGGCGCCGCTGGAAATCAGCCGGACCAGCTACCGGCTTCCGGAATCACTGAAGCGGTGGCTGCGGATGCGCGATGGAAAATGCACCTTTCCCGGCTGCAGCAACCACAGCCAGGACAACGAAGCCGACCATCTCAGAGCCTGGGAGCGAGGCGGAAGCACCGGGATCAGCAACCTGGGCCAGCTGTGCCCCAAGCATCATCGGCTTAAGCATCGAACCCGCTGGAGCCCGGGCCCGGCAGCCGCGAATGAGCCGCCCGGCTGGGTCTCGCCC